In the Blautia coccoides genome, ATTGCCATTCCAGTCATTGATACGATTGACTTTTATACAATAGTTTCCTTCCCGCACTCCCTGTAGCTGAAGCTGCAGTTTTAACTTGCACCTGCTCTCGTAATATTTCCACATACTTTCTTTTTCCAGATCCGTCTCAGGCGTAAGATAATAATTATAGTTCAGCTTCTGCTGATTATGGCATACGATCCTGTAATTATCGTGCCCGTCTGTGGTGACCAGATAATTTTTGTCTTTTCCCACAAGGCAGGGAAAAAGGCGGTTCAAAAAATAAAAAGCAAACCCCGAAGGTTTCAAAAATCCATCTTTGGCCAGCAGGCCTCCTCCGCCGAACAACACCTTGGGCGTATCAAAAGACACACACTGTATGTCGCTGCCCACGCTATACGCCATGGACGCAGTCTTGCCCCAGAGATCGATCACGTTTTTTACAATATATGCACCTTTAAAGTTTGTATCATGGATATAATTACGGTCACTGGGTGTCAGATTCCAATGAGTGATATAGACCGGCAGTCCGCCCATTCCGGCAGCAGCTATCACTGCCAGCTCTTTTTCTATCAGATGGACAAACCCGTCGTCATCTGAACTTCTCTTGGCAAAGGTATCCAGTCCATCCGAACCTCGTTCATAGGAATTATAATATATGGATATAAAATCCGGCTGATACTCTCTCTTTGTCCACATACTCAGAAATTCTTTCCTATCTGCCCGTCCATAATCCATCCGGATTCCATATCCGCCCACCTTAATATCTTTATTGCATTCTTTGATGATCCGGCAGGTAATTTCAAATCTGTCCAGATATTTTTTTCGCTCTATCCTGTCATCCCTGTACGCCTCATTAAACCAGAGTTCAAACCTCCAGTTCTTCAGATTTGTCTGCTCATAGCGCATCCCCAGATGGCGTACAAAAACCTTCATGAGTCTTTCCCACTGCTCACTTGTATATTCTGAAAAATGTTTTTTCTTGGTCACTGCCTCTCCAACTGTATAGCAGATAGACACCGGCCTGATGCCTAAATCAATATGCGGCAGCATTCCCTGTTCCAGTACAAAGTCCAAAACAGCATCAATCCTGCTGAAATCATAATGCTCCAAATCCGGCTTAATATAAAAATCTTCCGTGAATATATTCCAAAACCTGATATACTTAAATCCCAGCGTTCTCTGCAGGATCAGTAAATGTCCCTGTACGGACGAGTGCAGCAGATTTTCTGCTTCTCCCAGATTAATGGTATCCCCCCAGTAATTCTGGAACATTTCCTTTTGCTCTACAAAGTATTGGGCCTTACATATCTCAACCTTTTTCTCTTCCCATTCTTCCGGTACCGGAGGTTCGACATCCCCTATGATTTCTTCCACACGCTTTTTCAGAGCAGCCGCTTTCGTAATGTCGTCTTGCATGTTATCTTCCGCCGCAGCCTGTCTGCGGAACTCTGACGGTGTTAATCCGTAACTTTTCTTGAACACTTTATTAAAAAAGGCCACCGAGGTAAAACCGCAGTTGTATGCAACTGCAGTAATGGGGATATCTGTATACAAAAGTTCATCTGATGCATGGAAAATCCTCACATTGGTCAGATAACTGCCAAAAGTCATTCCGTAGTTCTTTTTAAAAAAACGTGACAGATATCCATTGGAGAGATACAGTTGATCGGAGAGTTCCTTGATACTGATAGGCTGGGAATAGTTGGAATGGATATACTGGTTAATCTGTCCGATCCGCTCCCCGTAAGGATCCTCATCATCTTCACTGTATTGATAATCCGTGGAATTCACCATAAAATTTACAGACAACTGATGTAAAACCGCATAGCAGTCCGACATAAAACCAAAGGTATGTTCGTAATCCCGTTTTTCAATATAATGCTTCAGCAGATGCTTGAGAAGCTGCCTCAGTTTATGATAATTTTCATTGTCCGATGCGCTGGAATCACACCAGAAAAAAATATCGGCATTATCCACCTGCCTGCAGGCTTCCTGATAATTAATGCTCAGCTGCATAAGCAGGTAATCTTCAGACTGATTCACCGCATATCGTTTATTGGAATTAATTACGATAACATCCTCTTGGTTTAAATGATATTGTTTTTGCTCCACCTTCACATCCAGTTTTCCTTCCAGAACAAACAAAACCTTGATTTCTGTAAGCACCAATTCC is a window encoding:
- a CDS encoding GH39 family glycosyl hydrolase: MRKKELFSLSIQDNSRHEELVLTEIKVLFVLEGKLDVKVEQKQYHLNQEDVIVINSNKRYAVNQSEDYLLMQLSINYQEACRQVDNADIFFWCDSSASDNENYHKLRQLLKHLLKHYIEKRDYEHTFGFMSDCYAVLHQLSVNFMVNSTDYQYSEDDEDPYGERIGQINQYIHSNYSQPISIKELSDQLYLSNGYLSRFFKKNYGMTFGSYLTNVRIFHASDELLYTDIPITAVAYNCGFTSVAFFNKVFKKSYGLTPSEFRRQAAAEDNMQDDITKAAALKKRVEEIIGDVEPPVPEEWEEKKVEICKAQYFVEQKEMFQNYWGDTINLGEAENLLHSSVQGHLLILQRTLGFKYIRFWNIFTEDFYIKPDLEHYDFSRIDAVLDFVLEQGMLPHIDLGIRPVSICYTVGEAVTKKKHFSEYTSEQWERLMKVFVRHLGMRYEQTNLKNWRFELWFNEAYRDDRIERKKYLDRFEITCRIIKECNKDIKVGGYGIRMDYGRADRKEFLSMWTKREYQPDFISIYYNSYERGSDGLDTFAKRSSDDDGFVHLIEKELAVIAAAGMGGLPVYITHWNLTPSDRNYIHDTNFKGAYIVKNVIDLWGKTASMAYSVGSDIQCVSFDTPKVLFGGGGLLAKDGFLKPSGFAFYFLNRLFPCLVGKDKNYLVTTDGHDNYRIVCHNQQKLNYNYYLTPETDLEKESMWKYYESRCKLKLQLQLQGVREGNYCIKVNRINDWNGNVLGIWKEMGYENELSKNDIRHFRRVCEPKLTIKEANTQNGMLAVDEELSANEIALISIKYVMS